One region of Rhodocaloribacter litoris genomic DNA includes:
- a CDS encoding sigma factor-like helix-turn-helix DNA-binding protein: MPKKKPTILDEAGLHALAREAFERTGLTQREAAERLGVTQGAVSQALRNAGGRYVALQCRIVALAGWRCEGPRWLVYR, translated from the coding sequence ATGCCCAAGAAGAAGCCTACCATCCTTGACGAGGCCGGCCTGCACGCGCTGGCCCGCGAAGCCTTTGAGCGTACCGGACTGACGCAACGAGAGGCGGCCGAGCGCCTGGGTGTTACGCAGGGGGCCGTGAGCCAGGCCCTGCGTAACGCGGGCGGGCGGTACGTGGCTCTGCAATGCCGCATCGTGGCGCTGGCCGGCTGGCGGTGTGAGGGCCCGCGCTGGCTGGTGTACCGGTAG
- a CDS encoding tyrosine-type recombinase/integrase, translated as MAAKYYLDRPGPDGRCTVRLALLRGRQQKWINLPLRVAPRDWNKRRGRLRASAPGAVEVNARLERIQHRAEALLLDGLPLDDVAGAIREDLGLQGATHDLMGLFEEWLEVKAVRVRPSSLEVLRRIRLHLEAFLPRGATVAVVDRAFLERYQAFLAQHAGLSHATANRHVSYTKNFLKWLHGRGLIPEVPEVAPLPESRRDAVFLTPHEIKAIEGADLSDLPEGYERARFLLLLACYTGLRVSDLKEGMKPPAWGTIDLEEGVWLLREHKTNVFHRWPLVSPARRMLRERREAGARTPVPRISEQRANRYLKEVARLAGIEAPVRLPGGETRPKWQVLSLHSGRRSFITTVVHEAGTGALLGLTHADLDTLQRYVGSWDDARRRRIEAAFRGM; from the coding sequence ATGGCTGCGAAATACTACCTGGACCGGCCCGGCCCTGACGGCCGCTGCACCGTACGTCTGGCCCTGCTGCGGGGGCGACAGCAGAAGTGGATCAACCTGCCCTTGCGTGTGGCGCCGCGGGACTGGAACAAGCGCCGGGGGCGCCTTCGCGCATCGGCTCCCGGTGCCGTCGAGGTCAACGCCCGGCTCGAACGCATCCAGCACCGGGCCGAGGCCCTGCTGCTCGACGGCCTGCCGCTCGACGACGTGGCCGGCGCGATCCGGGAGGACCTGGGCCTTCAAGGGGCGACGCACGACCTGATGGGGCTGTTCGAGGAGTGGCTGGAGGTGAAGGCCGTCCGCGTCCGCCCGTCGAGCCTGGAGGTGCTGCGGCGCATCCGCCTTCACCTGGAGGCGTTCCTGCCGCGTGGGGCCACCGTGGCCGTGGTGGATCGCGCCTTCCTCGAACGCTATCAAGCCTTTCTCGCACAGCACGCGGGCCTGTCGCACGCGACGGCCAACCGCCACGTGAGTTACACGAAAAACTTCCTCAAGTGGCTGCACGGGCGCGGGCTGATCCCGGAGGTCCCGGAGGTTGCGCCGCTGCCGGAGAGCCGCCGCGACGCTGTGTTCCTGACGCCGCACGAGATCAAGGCGATCGAGGGCGCCGACCTGTCGGACCTGCCCGAGGGTTACGAGCGGGCCCGCTTCCTGCTGCTGCTGGCCTGCTACACCGGCCTTCGCGTCTCAGACCTGAAGGAGGGCATGAAGCCTCCGGCGTGGGGGACGATCGACCTGGAGGAAGGCGTCTGGCTGCTGCGGGAGCACAAAACCAACGTCTTTCACCGCTGGCCGCTGGTGTCGCCCGCCCGGCGGATGCTACGGGAGCGCCGGGAGGCGGGCGCCCGCACGCCCGTGCCGCGCATCAGTGAGCAGCGGGCCAACCGGTACCTGAAGGAGGTGGCCCGCCTTGCCGGGATCGAGGCGCCCGTCCGCCTGCCCGGCGGCGAGACGCGGCCGAAGTGGCAGGTGCTGAGTCTGCACAGCGGCCGGAGAAGCTTCATCACCACGGTGGTTCACGAGGCCGGCACCGGGGCCCTGCTGGGATTGACGCACGCCGACCTGGACACGCTGCAACGCTACGTCGGGAGTTGGGACGACGCCCGCCGCCGCCGCATCGAGGCGGCTTTCAGGGGGATGTGA
- a CDS encoding serine/threonine-protein kinase codes for MGAGRKDGLFGHLRRWLRRERAPEPRGQGEGAGTGGSDTAERYFQDLASRIGVHALARRAETACEGGQVGAYRLVRLLGRGGMGAVYLAERADGHFEKRVALKLLPREKTLPEVHRRFLVERHLLARLEHPGIARLYDGGVTRDGRPYYAMEYVEGRPIDVYCDAQRLDVRARLRLFLEVCAAVQHAHRNLIVHQDLKPAHILVRNDGQVRLLDFGIAKLWSPGGQDAGEASGASFMTPAYAAPEQRQGAVVTPAGDVYALGVVLHELLVGCRPRGPVAPEAPARDGRAVLLEQWEATCRSGEGYDPEAAARVRGRTRAGLRRLLAGDLGAIVARALHPDPARRYDTAGLLAADLERYLRRRPVTARPDTPAYRAACFVRRHPTGIASTALVLALMVSLVVLALRFAFTSREQARRLAHERDRAEEVSAFLQDLFRAADPTRPGQDTLSVSTLLRRGTQRIASTLHDQPATRAVLMSTLGGIYMDRGQLREARRLLDTALALQRNTGDVAPLDLAGTLNTRGVLAWRLGHYAEARTLLEEALALRRRHLHAQHLDVARTLNNLAIVLHDQGQLAGAEAHYRAALRIWQRVDPGGAGMARVLQNLGAVLRDQDRTDEARAYLEAALALHRAHPDASPLDEATTLHHLGFLALETGNRDRAEALHRQALALREARLGARHPAVAVSLMNVAAAVMKKGAYDEAAGLYRRALAIQRDVLPAPHLQQARALVGLGLALLEAGQPAEAEPFLREGLAQRERLLGPDHWRVADTRVSLGACLAALGRFAEADTLLTTGYERLLALRGPDDPLTRTARARRATLLALRKTGY; via the coding sequence ATGGGTGCCGGCAGGAAGGACGGGCTGTTCGGGCACCTCCGGCGCTGGTTGCGGCGGGAACGGGCGCCGGAGCCGCGCGGGCAGGGCGAAGGGGCGGGCACGGGCGGCTCCGACACGGCGGAACGCTACTTTCAGGACCTGGCCTCCCGCATCGGGGTTCACGCGCTGGCCCGGCGTGCGGAGACGGCGTGTGAGGGGGGGCAGGTGGGCGCCTACCGCCTGGTGCGGCTGCTGGGACGCGGGGGCATGGGCGCGGTCTACCTGGCCGAACGGGCCGACGGGCACTTCGAGAAAAGGGTCGCCCTGAAACTCCTGCCCCGGGAGAAGACACTGCCGGAGGTCCACCGTCGCTTCCTGGTGGAGCGGCACCTGCTGGCCCGGCTGGAACACCCCGGCATCGCCCGGCTCTATGACGGCGGGGTGACCCGGGACGGCCGCCCCTATTACGCCATGGAATACGTCGAGGGCCGGCCCATCGACGTCTACTGCGACGCGCAACGGCTGGACGTGCGGGCCCGGCTCCGGCTCTTCCTGGAGGTCTGTGCGGCCGTGCAGCATGCGCATCGCAACCTGATCGTGCATCAGGACCTGAAGCCCGCCCACATCCTGGTCCGGAACGACGGGCAGGTGCGCCTGCTGGACTTCGGCATCGCGAAGCTGTGGTCGCCCGGTGGGCAGGATGCGGGGGAGGCCAGCGGCGCGTCGTTCATGACGCCGGCGTACGCGGCCCCGGAGCAACGGCAGGGCGCGGTCGTCACGCCGGCCGGCGACGTGTACGCGCTGGGGGTGGTGCTCCACGAGCTGCTGGTCGGATGCCGGCCTCGCGGCCCCGTGGCGCCGGAGGCGCCCGCACGGGATGGAAGGGCGGTGCTGCTGGAACAGTGGGAGGCGACGTGCCGGTCCGGGGAGGGCTACGACCCCGAGGCGGCGGCGCGCGTCCGCGGGCGGACCCGGGCCGGCCTGCGGCGCCTGCTGGCGGGCGACCTCGGCGCCATCGTGGCCCGGGCCCTCCACCCTGACCCCGCCCGGCGCTACGACACGGCCGGCCTGCTGGCAGCCGACCTGGAACGGTACCTCCGGCGGAGGCCCGTCACCGCCCGCCCGGACACGCCGGCCTACCGGGCGGCCTGCTTCGTCCGGCGCCATCCCACCGGCATCGCGTCGACGGCCCTGGTGCTGGCGCTGATGGTCAGCCTGGTGGTGCTCGCGCTGCGCTTCGCCTTCACCAGCCGGGAGCAGGCCCGCCGGCTGGCGCACGAGCGCGACCGGGCCGAGGAGGTCTCCGCCTTCCTGCAGGACCTCTTCCGGGCCGCCGACCCGACCCGGCCCGGGCAGGATACCCTCTCCGTCTCCACGCTGCTGCGGCGCGGGACACAGCGCATCGCATCGACGCTGCACGACCAGCCGGCCACGCGGGCCGTGCTCATGAGCACCCTCGGCGGCATCTACATGGACCGGGGGCAGCTCCGGGAGGCCCGCCGGCTGCTGGATACGGCCCTGGCGCTGCAACGGAACACCGGCGACGTGGCCCCGCTCGATCTGGCCGGCACGCTCAACACGCGGGGGGTGCTGGCCTGGCGGCTGGGCCACTATGCAGAGGCCCGCACGCTGCTCGAAGAGGCCCTCGCCCTGCGCCGCCGGCATCTCCATGCCCAACACCTCGACGTGGCCCGCACGCTGAACAACCTGGCCATCGTGCTGCACGACCAGGGGCAGCTCGCCGGAGCGGAGGCACACTACCGGGCGGCCCTGCGCATCTGGCAGCGCGTGGACCCCGGAGGTGCGGGGATGGCCCGGGTACTGCAAAACCTGGGGGCCGTGCTGCGCGATCAGGACCGGACGGACGAGGCGCGGGCGTACCTCGAAGCGGCGCTCGCCCTGCACCGGGCCCATCCGGACGCGTCGCCGCTCGATGAGGCGACCACGCTTCACCACCTCGGTTTTCTGGCGCTGGAGACGGGGAACCGGGACCGGGCCGAAGCCCTGCACCGGCAGGCCCTCGCTCTCCGCGAGGCGCGCCTCGGCGCCCGGCATCCCGCCGTGGCCGTGAGCCTCATGAACGTCGCCGCCGCGGTGATGAAGAAGGGCGCATACGACGAGGCGGCGGGGCTGTATCGCCGGGCCCTGGCGATACAGCGGGACGTGCTGCCGGCGCCGCATCTGCAGCAGGCCCGCGCCCTGGTGGGGCTGGGACTGGCCCTGCTGGAGGCGGGGCAGCCCGCCGAGGCCGAACCGTTCCTTCGCGAGGGCCTGGCCCAGCGCGAGCGCCTGCTGGGGCCGGACCACTGGCGCGTGGCCGACACGCGGGTGTCGCTGGGCGCCTGCCTGGCCGCCCTCGGGCGCTTCGCCGAGGCCGACACGCTCCTGACGACGGGCTACGAGCGCCTGCTGGCCTTGCGGGGGCCGGACGATCCGCTGACCCGGACGGCCCGGGCGCGGCGGGCGACCCTGCTGGCCTTGCGGAAAACCGGGTACTGA
- a CDS encoding 6-pyruvoyl trahydropterin synthase family protein: MKVAKQFRWEGAHRLPWHEGLCRNLHGHSYRLTVELDGEPDTRGMLVDFQALKQMMAPLIDAWDHAILVAETDDELHDVVRRTGWKHALLPFDTTAENLCRYVADHLCTAHGPYLRERGVHTVRVRLAETETCYAEAERHVPVVVPQPRITHV; the protein is encoded by the coding sequence ATGAAAGTCGCCAAGCAGTTTCGCTGGGAAGGCGCCCACCGCCTGCCCTGGCACGAAGGACTTTGCCGGAACCTCCACGGCCACTCCTACCGCCTGACCGTCGAACTCGACGGCGAACCGGACACCCGCGGCATGCTGGTCGACTTCCAGGCGCTCAAGCAGATGATGGCCCCCCTCATCGACGCGTGGGACCACGCCATCCTGGTGGCCGAAACGGACGACGAGCTCCACGACGTGGTGCGCCGTACGGGCTGGAAACATGCCCTGCTGCCCTTCGACACGACCGCCGAGAACCTGTGCCGCTACGTGGCCGATCACCTCTGCACGGCCCACGGCCCGTACCTGAGGGAACGCGGCGTGCACACCGTGCGCGTTCGCCTGGCCGAGACCGAGACGTGCTATGCCGAGGCGGAGCGACACGTCCCGGTCGTGGTACCGCAACCCCGGATCACCCACGTCTGA
- a CDS encoding helix-turn-helix domain-containing protein, producing MKKPNASDRLLTVREVLDILRIGRTTLHQLRRRGVIEAVHIGRAVRFRASDIERLIEHGAEVER from the coding sequence ATGAAAAAGCCCAACGCTTCGGACCGGCTCCTCACGGTCCGTGAGGTCCTCGACATCCTCCGCATCGGGAGGACGACGCTCCACCAGCTGCGCCGCCGGGGCGTGATCGAGGCCGTCCACATCGGCCGCGCCGTGCGCTTCCGCGCCAGCGACATCGAGCGCCTGATCGAGCACGGCGCGGAGGTGGAGCGATGA
- a CDS encoding AAA family ATPase — MPSWIWSVSPEHYPVFLKTGTFALRRVGRPRLAQIRPGDRIFAYLSGLKVVAGMFEALGRPFEDTTPLAPGAAFPHRLRVRPLVALSEEAWVSFEAFHDKLDVVRDYAGDFRAVVQQVVHPLPTVDAKVLEFLVRAREATDLEKMFEAYEAYRVARQAQEAAPAVGEAAAPYAAGPFDRAAAVEALIDYIEATGFVYAPWEVAAYVTALRTKPFVILAGVTGTGKSRLPALVEEGTGGTARLVPVRPDWTDSADVLGYVDLQGRFRPGAVLHAAREAMQHPTRHLTCIVDEMNLARVEHYFAEVLSRIEDRHPAPHGGFESPPLLAPGLQEAAGVSAGVRLSPNFALVGTVNMDESAHGFSRKVLDRAFTLELSDVDLTAWTPGTAQVPEPACWPVSAWYPRALRLAGLDEPDPATRKRLTTVMQVLAGANEHLAPAQLQVAYRTRDEVALFVLHAAEVAGAFRTREGTPVDPLDLALHMKVLPRLLGGSHPLRRALFGLLGWAVTGDAFTEDDARAVLDDWEAAGSPNALPGARFPRTAARLCLMTARLLEEGYTSFWV; from the coding sequence ATGCCGAGCTGGATCTGGTCCGTTTCCCCCGAGCACTATCCGGTTTTTCTGAAGACCGGCACGTTCGCGCTGCGCCGGGTGGGGCGGCCCCGGCTGGCGCAGATCCGCCCCGGCGACCGCATCTTTGCCTACCTTTCCGGTCTCAAGGTCGTCGCCGGGATGTTCGAGGCCCTGGGCCGGCCCTTCGAGGACACCACACCGCTGGCGCCCGGGGCCGCCTTTCCCCATCGCCTCCGGGTGCGGCCCCTGGTGGCGCTTTCGGAAGAAGCCTGGGTCTCGTTCGAGGCGTTTCACGACAAGCTCGACGTAGTGCGCGACTACGCGGGCGACTTCCGGGCCGTGGTCCAACAGGTCGTGCACCCCCTGCCGACCGTCGATGCCAAGGTGCTCGAGTTCCTCGTGCGGGCCCGTGAGGCCACGGACCTGGAGAAGATGTTCGAGGCGTACGAGGCCTACCGGGTGGCACGGCAGGCGCAGGAGGCGGCACCGGCGGTGGGCGAGGCGGCCGCGCCGTATGCCGCCGGGCCGTTCGACCGGGCCGCGGCGGTCGAAGCATTGATCGATTACATCGAGGCGACGGGGTTTGTCTATGCGCCGTGGGAGGTGGCGGCCTATGTGACGGCGCTGCGCACGAAGCCGTTCGTCATTCTGGCCGGCGTCACCGGCACGGGCAAGTCGCGCCTGCCGGCGCTCGTCGAGGAGGGTACCGGCGGGACCGCCCGCCTCGTGCCCGTCCGCCCGGACTGGACCGACAGCGCCGATGTGCTGGGCTACGTGGACTTGCAGGGGCGGTTTCGGCCCGGCGCGGTGCTCCATGCCGCCCGGGAAGCCATGCAGCATCCCACACGGCACCTGACGTGCATCGTGGACGAGATGAACCTGGCGCGGGTGGAGCACTACTTCGCCGAGGTGCTCAGCCGGATCGAGGACCGGCACCCGGCCCCGCACGGCGGCTTCGAGAGCCCGCCCCTGCTGGCGCCCGGCCTGCAGGAGGCGGCCGGCGTGTCGGCCGGTGTCCGCCTGTCGCCCAACTTCGCCCTGGTGGGTACCGTGAACATGGACGAGAGCGCCCACGGCTTCAGCCGCAAGGTGCTCGACCGCGCCTTCACGCTCGAACTCTCGGACGTGGATCTGACCGCCTGGACACCGGGGACCGCACAGGTGCCCGAACCGGCCTGCTGGCCCGTCTCGGCCTGGTATCCCCGGGCCCTCCGCCTCGCCGGCCTGGACGAGCCGGACCCGGCCACACGCAAGCGCCTCACCACGGTGATGCAGGTCCTGGCCGGGGCCAATGAACACCTCGCCCCGGCTCAGCTCCAGGTGGCCTACCGCACGCGCGACGAGGTGGCCCTGTTCGTGCTCCACGCCGCCGAGGTGGCCGGCGCCTTCCGCACCCGCGAAGGCACGCCCGTCGACCCGCTCGACCTGGCCCTTCACATGAAGGTGCTGCCGCGCCTGCTCGGGGGCAGCCACCCGCTCCGCCGTGCCCTCTTCGGGCTGCTCGGCTGGGCCGTCACCGGCGACGCCTTCACCGAGGACGACGCCCGTGCCGTGCTCGACGACTGGGAAGCCGCCGGCAGCCCGAACGCCCTTCCGGGCGCTCGCTTCCCGCGCACCGCCGCCCGTCTCTGCCTGATGACCGCCCGCCTGCTCGAAGAAGGCTATACCTCATTCTGGGTATGA
- a CDS encoding DUF3987 domain-containing protein: MSTTHTNGAVPALGRAALAYAERLGWPVLPCEPGGKAPLGPLVPHGLRDATTDPETIRRWWQDRPNANVAVLPPPGILVLDLDEPRLATELLGEYPALRHAPRQQTPRGGCHIVASVPEDLHLPTRAGALPGLDLRGMGRAYVVAAPSRTEQGAYRWIVRPRPGEPPPACPPALLERLGAARRRPERTTPAAGSEDETIPAGRRNATLAAHAGALRRQGLGQEAIEAALLGINARACRPPLDEEEVIRIARSVVRYEPETTVSAILAEVVKNLPRPDDVAACLPPETPPEPPERPQEPRSPEVLPDVRHLLPPPLRAALDDLRTEGERAAFLTAALAVASAALGRVSILYGGREHTPALMTLVVGPAGAGKGGATLAARLLDDIDERLRRASEEARADWERRRREASETGEDPPPEPPMQYVVASESTSEAALTRALADNPDGVLLFSSEADSLTAALRQEWGAFSHLLRKGFHHEPHRRETRSGGLIVCERVVLSLALAGTPAQLDRLIEGGVENGLYSRFLIATIHDPPRWVSQRPRPGDERLRAALEALRGCLTEVWEALRTRDMPLRLDLTPDMWDKLDDAFEDLHGRVVEAAARGQAPDALAAVVKRAALSTVRIAAVLTCIEAPARGVRLDRADRIEAAPEAFEAALTLGLSYARQTLALASRALRETLEADDVVRRALAVLETLPETFETSDYEAAAVAAGVTDRTARRWLERLEAEGLLHSPRRGVYERHERPAAL; the protein is encoded by the coding sequence ATGAGCACGACGCACACCAACGGCGCCGTGCCCGCCCTGGGCCGCGCCGCCCTGGCCTACGCGGAGCGCCTGGGCTGGCCCGTCCTGCCCTGCGAGCCGGGCGGCAAAGCGCCCCTGGGGCCGCTGGTGCCGCACGGGCTGCGAGACGCCACGACCGACCCGGAGACGATCCGGCGGTGGTGGCAGGATCGCCCGAACGCCAACGTGGCCGTGCTGCCGCCGCCGGGCATCCTGGTGCTCGATCTCGACGAGCCGCGCCTGGCCACCGAGCTACTGGGTGAGTACCCGGCCCTGCGCCACGCACCGCGCCAGCAGACGCCGCGGGGCGGCTGCCACATCGTCGCCAGCGTCCCGGAGGACCTGCACCTGCCGACCCGCGCCGGGGCCCTGCCGGGGCTCGACCTGCGAGGTATGGGGAGGGCCTACGTCGTGGCCGCGCCGAGCCGGACCGAGCAGGGAGCATACCGGTGGATCGTCCGCCCGCGTCCCGGTGAGCCGCCGCCCGCCTGCCCGCCGGCGCTGCTGGAGCGCCTGGGAGCCGCCCGCCGCCGGCCCGAGCGTACGACGCCCGCGGCCGGGAGCGAGGACGAGACGATCCCGGCGGGGCGGCGTAACGCCACATTGGCCGCGCACGCGGGCGCCCTGCGACGCCAGGGGCTGGGGCAGGAGGCCATCGAGGCCGCCCTGCTGGGGATCAACGCCCGCGCCTGCCGCCCGCCGCTCGACGAGGAGGAGGTGATCCGTATCGCCCGCTCTGTGGTCCGCTACGAGCCTGAGACGACCGTCTCCGCGATCCTGGCCGAGGTCGTCAAAAACCTGCCGCGCCCTGACGACGTGGCCGCCTGCCTGCCGCCCGAGACGCCGCCTGAGCCGCCTGAGCGCCCGCAGGAGCCGCGATCTCCCGAGGTCCTGCCCGACGTGCGGCACCTGCTGCCGCCGCCGCTGCGGGCCGCCCTGGACGACCTGCGGACCGAGGGCGAGCGAGCCGCCTTCCTGACGGCCGCCCTGGCCGTCGCATCGGCCGCCCTGGGCCGCGTCTCGATCCTCTACGGAGGGCGGGAGCATACGCCCGCCCTGATGACCCTGGTCGTCGGCCCGGCCGGGGCGGGCAAGGGCGGTGCCACGCTGGCCGCCCGCCTGCTCGACGACATCGACGAGCGCCTGCGCCGGGCGAGCGAGGAGGCCCGCGCCGACTGGGAGCGCCGCCGCCGGGAGGCGTCGGAGACGGGCGAAGACCCGCCGCCCGAGCCGCCCATGCAGTACGTCGTCGCCAGCGAGAGCACGAGCGAGGCCGCCCTGACGCGGGCCCTGGCCGACAACCCGGACGGGGTGCTGCTCTTCTCCAGCGAGGCCGACTCCCTGACGGCCGCCCTGCGCCAGGAGTGGGGGGCGTTCTCGCACCTGCTCCGCAAAGGGTTCCACCACGAGCCGCACCGCCGGGAGACGCGATCCGGTGGCCTGATCGTCTGCGAGCGCGTGGTGCTGAGCCTGGCCCTGGCCGGCACGCCCGCACAGCTGGATCGCCTGATCGAGGGGGGCGTCGAGAACGGCCTGTACTCCCGTTTCCTGATCGCCACGATCCACGATCCGCCGCGCTGGGTGTCGCAGCGTCCGCGGCCGGGCGACGAGCGCCTGCGGGCCGCCCTGGAGGCCCTGCGGGGGTGTCTCACCGAGGTATGGGAGGCCCTGAGGACGCGGGACATGCCGCTCCGGCTCGACCTGACGCCGGATATGTGGGACAAGCTGGACGACGCCTTCGAGGACCTGCACGGCCGCGTCGTCGAGGCCGCCGCCCGCGGACAGGCTCCCGACGCGCTGGCCGCCGTCGTCAAACGCGCCGCCCTGAGCACGGTACGGATCGCCGCCGTGCTGACCTGCATCGAGGCGCCGGCGCGGGGCGTCCGCCTGGACCGGGCCGACCGCATCGAGGCGGCGCCGGAGGCGTTCGAGGCGGCCCTGACGCTGGGGCTGAGCTACGCCCGCCAGACGCTGGCGCTGGCGAGCCGCGCCCTGCGTGAGACGCTGGAGGCGGACGACGTAGTCCGCCGGGCCCTGGCCGTGCTGGAGACGCTGCCCGAGACGTTCGAGACGAGCGACTACGAGGCTGCCGCCGTGGCCGCCGGTGTCACCGACCGGACGGCCCGCCGGTGGCTGGAGCGCCTGGAGGCCGAGGGGCTCCTGCACTCGCCACGCCGGGGCGTCTACGAGCGCCACGAGCGGCCCGCCGCGCTGTGA
- a CDS encoding IS630 family transposase (programmed frameshift), with product MAKKYCVTLNDSERQHLDDLIERRSKGVPPVKRAFMLLKADQSQGAPAWTDERIAESYNVSVRTVERLRRRFVEEGFEVALYGKKREPVKEKIFDGQVEAHLVALRCSEPPEGFARWSLRLLADRMIELGYVESISHESVRQLLKKNELKPWRVKSWVIPQADAAFVCQMEQVLDVYARPYDPLRPVVCLDEARKQLISEVRQPFTRADGVRHVDYEYKREGTRTLYMLCEPLGGFRKVLVKERQDRLTWARVVAHLVEDLYPDAETITLVQDNLSAHTASALYEVFDAERARRIVRKLEIVSTPVHGSWLNMAEIELSVLVRQGLCRRIGNASQLEGEIAAWYEARNAKQRGVDWQFTTADARVKLKRLYPSIIT from the exons ATGGCCAAAAAATACTGCGTCACGCTCAATGACAGTGAACGCCAGCACCTCGATGACCTCATTGAGCGGCGTTCAAAAGGTGTCCCGCCGGTCAAACGAGCCTTCATGCTGCTCAAAGCAGACCAGAGCCAGGGCGCACCGGCCTGGACCGATGAACGCATCGCCGAAAGCTACAACGTCAGTGTCCGAACCGTCGAGCGCTTACGTCGGCGCTTCGTCGAAGAAGGCTTCGAGGTGGCTCTCTACGGCAAAAAACGCGAACCGGTTAAAGAGAAGATCTTCGACGGGCAGGTCGAGGCTCATCTGGTGGCCCTGCGCTGTTCAGAGCCGCCGGAAGGCTTTGCCCGGTGGTCGCTCCGCCTTCTGGCTGACCGTATGATCGAACTCGGTTACGTCGAATCGATCTCGCATGAGAGCGTGCGGCAGTTGCTTA AAAAAAACGAACTCAAGCCCTGGCGCGTTAAGTCGTGGGTAATTCCTCAGGCCGATGCCGCCTTCGTCTGCCAGATGGAGCAAGTGCTCGATGTCTACGCCCGGCCCTACGACCCGCTCCGACCGGTTGTGTGCCTCGACGAAGCGCGCAAGCAACTCATCAGCGAGGTGCGACAGCCCTTCACGCGTGCCGACGGGGTGCGGCACGTGGATTACGAGTACAAACGCGAAGGGACCCGCACGCTCTATATGCTCTGCGAGCCCCTGGGCGGCTTCCGGAAGGTGCTCGTCAAGGAGCGTCAGGACCGTTTGACCTGGGCTCGTGTGGTGGCCCACCTCGTCGAAGACCTCTATCCAGACGCCGAGACGATCACGCTGGTTCAGGACAACCTCTCCGCGCACACCGCCTCGGCGCTCTACGAGGTCTTCGACGCCGAGCGCGCCCGGCGCATCGTGCGCAAGTTGGAGATAGTCTCGACGCCGGTGCATGGTTCGTGGTTGAACATGGCCGAGATCGAGCTTTCGGTGCTGGTTCGTCAGGGTCTCTGTCGCCGCATCGGCAATGCATCGCAGTTAGAGGGCGAGATCGCCGCCTGGTACGAGGCGCGCAACGCAAAGCAGCGGGGTGTAGACTGGCAGTTCACGACGGCGGATGCGCGGGTGAAGTTGAAGCGGCTATACCCGTCAATTATAACTTGA
- a CDS encoding ECF-type sigma factor, which translates to MLLCVAAARAGNQEALDRLFSWIYDELHRLARQQRYQWCGHHTLNTTALVHEAYLKLARDRNVSWKDRAHFFALAARVMRQVLVNEARKKKALRRGGGQVRVHPDAEALVAEDAMEELLALDDALGHLERRSERQCRVFESRFFLGLSVEETAAALDVSPSTVKRDWRQATTWLYRLLNEEGRKEQR; encoded by the coding sequence ATGCTGCTCTGCGTCGCGGCGGCCAGAGCGGGAAACCAGGAAGCCCTGGACCGGCTTTTTTCCTGGATTTATGACGAGCTGCACCGGCTGGCCCGGCAACAGCGCTACCAGTGGTGCGGCCACCATACCCTCAACACGACGGCGCTCGTGCATGAAGCCTACCTGAAGCTCGCGCGGGACCGGAACGTGTCGTGGAAGGACCGGGCTCACTTTTTTGCGCTGGCGGCGCGGGTCATGCGGCAGGTGCTGGTGAACGAGGCCCGGAAGAAGAAGGCCCTTCGTCGTGGCGGCGGCCAGGTGCGGGTACACCCCGACGCCGAGGCGCTGGTGGCGGAGGACGCCATGGAAGAGCTCCTGGCGCTCGACGATGCGCTCGGGCACCTGGAGCGGCGGAGCGAGCGACAATGCCGGGTCTTCGAAAGCCGTTTTTTCCTCGGTCTTTCCGTGGAGGAGACGGCCGCCGCCCTGGATGTCTCGCCCAGCACCGTCAAGCGCGACTGGCGCCAGGCAACCACCTGGCTGTACCGGCTCCTGAACGAGGAGGGACGCAAGGAACAGAGGTGA